In Thermothelomyces thermophilus ATCC 42464 chromosome 5, complete sequence, the sequence gtcctcctcttcttcctctctcCAGACCCGCCGGACCCAGAACCGCTCTCACTGCCCAGCCctgcttctcctcctcctcctcctcctcctcctcctcctcttcctcctcccacCACTGTGGAACTGTCCGGCCCGGGACTCCCATTCTCAACAACAATGCTCCCCCTGACCGACGCCGCACCCCCCAACGCGCTCTTGTCCTCCGCACGAGCCAACCCACAGGCGCACGCGGGGGCCGCGGCACGAGTAGGGGGCGGGTGCACGACGACGATGGGtggcggcaccggcaccggcaccggccgcctcgtcctcgtcctcgtcctcttcaTCCTCCTCCGCACCCACAGAACTTCCTCTTCACCgtccccgtcgtcgtcgtcctcgacgGCATCGACGTCGTCCTCCTGCCCCTGGCCGCGGCGATGCGCTATCGTGCCCCGGCGCGACAGGAAGCCGCCCAGCCCTAGACCGAGGCCGTGCCCGAGGCTACGGATGGGCGAAAGTGGAGATCGTGGGGAGCGCGGAATCAGGCCCGGGATGCGCTTATGCTCGTCGGGAATCACGTCGTCGGCCGCGGAGGTTGGGGAGCTCGGCGCTGTGGTGGAGGAGATGCTGGCGGCTGCGGTGTCGGTTGTTGGGAGCTGGAGACGCGGCCGGTTTGTTTTGGGAGGGGTCGGCaccggcgggggcggggcgCGGGAGAGCACGGGGGAGAtgccatcgtcgtcgtcgacgtcgtcgtcgacgtcgtcgtcttGGGGCGGCTGCCCGTCGTCGGGAGTTGGAGACGGCGGAAACCGAGCGCGGGGCTGGGTGCGGATGGGAGGCGGAGGGCGCAGGCCGCGGGGTTGGGGCGGGCTGTTGGCGCCGCCCTCTGGGGCGTATGTCGAGTCGTCCGAGTCGCAGCTCGGCCGGTGCGGGGTGGCAGGGCGCGGCTGGCGGCCCTGGGCACGGCCGCGGTCGCGAATGGGCGCCACGGGGGGAGGCGGTAAATAAGGAGCCGTGGCTGGGGGCGCCCTGTTCCATGGCTCCTGCTTTGCGTCCTTCGGCAAGCCCCCGTTGGCGCCCGCGCGTCCCTAACCCTCGATGTCCTTTGGGCCTGAGGAGCCTGCCGAGGCCTGTCGGCGGAGGCGGTGCCACAGACCGACGCATACCAGCCCGGAGAAAGCAAAGAGCACGCATTGGGCGATGGAGAGGCCCCAGACggccttgatctcgtaaCAGGTCGGCTGATCGAGCGCGACGAAGGAGGAGTAGGGGAGAGTTTGGGTAATGACGGTCGCCCGGATGGGGTGCGCcgaggtggaggaggaggacgagaagAAGGTGGCAATGACAGGGACGGGGGAAGGAAGGGCAGAGCAGTCGAGCGCTGCAAGCGGCTTCCCAACCAGAGCGGCTATCACGATGGAGGCGACGAGCAGGAGGCTGTCGAGAATGCCGGCgaccagcagcggcagcatgCTGTCGTAATAGAGGATGTAGGTGATGGTAACGTAGATCACCGCAGTGACTTCCTGCGAACCGGTCAGAGGCTCGAATCTGTCATTGTCTCTTTGGAAAGGAACCCTCTCCGGGTAACTAGCCCCCACGTACCACTGTCAGAGTTCCGATGAGCTCGGCCGGAGGCTTGTGCTCGGTAGTGGCAATCCCGTTGATGAAGTTCGCACAGAGCCCAGTGACAGTAATCAGGGAAGCGAATTGGCACGCCCTCATGATGGTAAAGGTGACGCCCATAGCGCCTAACTGCGGTGCCTTAAACCGCATTTTCAGGGAGCCTATCGGCAAGTCGGGGTCCGTGATAAGTTCGAGCGCAGGTCGTTCCTTGCTGACGGTGCGCAAGGGAAAGCGTGGCTTGGGGATTGGAACGGCTGGTGGTGGCGCGAAGGCAATATCGGCGGGAATGTTGGGCAATCGACAGAACCTAAGTACCTTTACTAGGTACCTAGTAGTAACTAACAAAGAAGTGTCGGATGATTCGTCCTGGCGAACTTGGTGATTTCGAGATGGGAGTTTCGGGACAGCTCAACTGCCTCGAAGACCAATCCAAGAAAGCGCCGCTTTGGCTTGTTGTTGACAAGTTCTAGGAAATAGAGAAGTTGAGATGGCAAGGAAACCGAGAGTACGTCGTGGCAACGATGGAAACTTGATGTTGTACTGATAATACCGGTGAAGTCAACCCAGACCCGGAGATAGAGAttagctaggaaataggaaATAGAGAGACAAGGAGACAAAGGAAAAAatagggaaaaaaaggggaaaaagGACCTAGGAAACTAGGAAAGGAGATGTTTGATCGAGAGTTGTGCTGAGGAGGAAACATCTCGAGTCCAGCTCTCGCCGGGGAAGTCTCTCGATCTTTATGCCTCTCACCGTTGTTGACCGGTGATGGTCTAGATCCTTGCCAGACATGGCTCGACTCCCATGTCAAAATCGCATGTTTACTTGGTGCGGGCATCTGAATCATCGCGGCCTCAGACAAGCGCGCCGGGCATTAAGCGCCACGGGTACGCTGGCTGGACGCACGACATGATCTCTCAGCCAGACGATTGCACGACGTCGGTGGTTGTTGCTTTCCTATTTTCTGCCTAGGCCAGGAACCCTATCGTTGGCGGAGATTCAGCAGGCGCCGCGCCCTCCAATCGGAAGTCCGACCTCCTCACCCGCGGAAGGCTTGGCTGCCCCACCAACCTTGGGCGGCTCTGAGGAGCTCGGCAGCCAACCAGATCCGAGCGATCGATTGTTTCGCAGTTTCGAGTTTGGTTTTGTCGCCGCGATTCTGGCCTTGGGAACAcggcaggcaggcaggccAATGTGGGATCGATTGGATGACGGGCCGATCTGGATGGAACGGGACCCGGGATTGGGGATATTAAGGGATTGTCCCTAGCGCAGTGGTCCTGCGCGGCCGCGGTCTTGCTTTGCTGCAGTCCGTCGTCGGGAGCTACGGATTAATGTCATccatactccgtagtgtGTTTTAACTAGTGTAGTGCAGTGGAGGCAGGGTAGTTTATCCGCCCGCGATCGACTGGACGAAAGGAATGTGTTGGTTACGCTACGGGATATTGTTTAGCGGATTTGCTGTCCGTCGATGTGGCCTCGGAAGACAGTGCTTCGGAGAGCCGGGTCAAGTTGCCGGTGGCCCCCATCTGAATTTCCGAGTGCGTTCAGTAGCCAACGTGCGAATGGTAATAACAAAAATGTCATTAGTTATTCCGTGGAAccaagggttagggttggcTAGCGTATGCACAAAATATGATGCTCAGAACTCCAAAGCTTCCTCTTCAGAAGGTGGTCGGAATgtgaaagaaaaaaatataaaaataaaaggaaagaaaaaaaggaaagcgAGGAACTATTTGCCGAGAATCATTACTAAGGTGAGAGGGAAGAGGGCAGAGCACGCCGCAATTAATAGCAGCATGGGGCCGGCAAGGATGGACCAAAAAAAGGCACCAAGTGTTCTCGCTCGAGGTTGCTTCACTAGTGGTTCGCCCTGAAGCACTGGATCCGAGATATCGCTCTGAAGAAACCAATTTGAAGACAGCCGCCCGGAACTCCGACCGTGAAGACCCATTCTTCCCTTGACTCCTTTTAACTGTTCTCTATGTCTAAAGATAAATGTAGCAAAGAGGAGAGCCATTTTGCCCGGTAGTGCTCATGAGGTTCTTGATCTTGATTGGGCCGCCGAGGTGGCCCACATCGACGGTGTCCTCGACGGTGGTGTTCTCGCTGGGAGGGTAGTTGAGCATAGTGTTGGTGCCGAAGACGCCCTGGCGGTTCTCAAAATCCAGCATCTGCCAGATCCAGTAGACGCGATCGATTTGGGCATGATGAAGGTAGAACGCGGGGTCGCCGGGCGAGATGAAGGCATCCGCGCCCGGGTCGCCGCTGATCATGAagtggccgccgccgtgcaCCCCCAGCGAGTTGGGCACATAGTTGGGGTGGCCCTCCATGGTGGTCCGGAAATACTCGATCGTGGGCGAGTTGATAATGAGGTTCGTTGTGTTGCGGAAGCTAGAGAAGCGCTTGCCGGCATCGGCGTTCAGGTCGCGCTTCAGGCAGCGCGGGTTGTCCGCGGTCGGGTCCGGCTGCGTGATTGGGCCCAACCGGACCGTCATGTTGGCAAACGGGCCCGTCTTGACACAGCCGCCACCAGTACCCTTCGCCAGTACCACGGGCTCGGCGTTGCCGGGAACCAGGAGCTCAAGTGGGGGGCCAGGGACGAACTCGCCATCGCCACTCATCGATGTATCAGACCCGTCAAAGACAGGTGAAAGGTGTGGCGCCTCGACATCGAAGCCCCATTCCCAATAGGGGAGGGCATCTGCATTCCTTGATCAGCTACGTGGCATCGGACATAGCGACCTTCAAGAACACGTAATACCTTTGTAGCCACAggcgttaagctccttctcGTACACGTGGATGAAGTTGCGGTGCCAGATGAGGAAGTTGCCCTGTAGGAAGGGTAAGCCGGGGGTCTCGGTAGCAATAGGACTCCTCGAACTATCGGCGGATGCTCACGGTGTAGTGGATGAAGAGGGTCGCATTCATGTGTACGTAAACAAAGTCATCGAAGAGCGTCTTGGACCCAGCGGCAATACCCTCGGCCAGTCTGCTGGGCTTAGCTTGGACGCACTGCACCGCCTTGATGTAACTCTTCCGCTGGGCTTTGGACAGCGTCCTCCTAATCCCCGGGTCAACACGGAGCTGTTGCGGAATGCAGGAGATCAGGGTCGACGGGTGATCGACATACCATTCTCGGCGGATCTTGACGTTCCCAAGATTGCACGACCCGCCGTACCTGGTGGCTGACTGCAGCAGGGCGATGCCGTTCAGACCAGCAAGAGCCAGGCCGGAGTCGATAGCGGACTGCTCAAAGGCGGGAATGTTGAAGGTGGCCGAGGCCCCCATGGCCGCAGCCAAGGCCAGAGACGCCGAGAGCTTCATGTTGACTCGTTGGAACTGCTTTGGACTGGAGCCTGCGAGATAGTTGCGTCGAGTAGCACCGCCTGACCTCGAGACGGGACGGCCGTCTTATGTTTGAGTTTGGGAGTAATGTCGAGGTGCTCTTGCCCGATGCCACATGGCAGCCGAGGGGGCTTTCGCAGCCCTCCGCCACGATGAGAGAACTTCGCTCCCTGGCCGCGGTTGGCCGGAGATATTGCTGCAAGTTGTGCAAGTCGCTGGACCCACATCATGCAGGCAAGGGTTCCTCCTAATGAAAGGGTTTCCCAGTCTTCCCTTTCCCCTTGCCTTGCAAGTGCTTGCACCAGGGTTGGCTACCGGGGTTGTGGATTGGATCAGTGCGTGGTGCTCCGTAGGAGTGAACTGATGCCTGTCTCTCGGTGGGGCGATGCGGCCGAGCGTGGCCGCCTATCCCGGTTGCTGCGTCCGCTGTATTGTTTccattgtatgtatgtacatacatgtacatacatactctacagtacatacacagCGGTCCTCGGCACTATTGGGGAATCGCGGGTTGACACACAAGGCGATGCCACACCAGCATGGTTGGTTGGTACTCAAAACAACTGGTCACTTTCGGGCCGCTCGTAAGAGGCAACGTTGGTATGACCGCGGGATGCAGTCAGCGGTTGATTTCCAGAAAGTGCTTCGAATCTGGACTGTGTTGCACAGAAGCCTGAACTGTCCCGGAAACCGGGAATACAGAGTTTTCCAGTTTTTCCAGACGGCCATTCTTGCCGCGCTTCGCTTTCCCGGCGTACTTGGATGGCTGTGTGTCGAGTACGCACCTTTGTACCGTGGTTCTAGAAGGCAGATTTCTTCGCTGCAGCATGCAGGGTATACAGTACGTCGTTAGCGCCCTGTGCCTGCTCCCGTTAAGCGAAGGATTTTAACAGTTGGGTGTTTAGTTCTTTTTCCCTCGGTTTGTTTCTCGGTTACTCAAACTCTCGCTTGTGCAGCCGAAGTTAGGTTGTCTTGATTCGGTAGGGCCTTCATATTCCTGAACTGAAAATCGCGGCCTGCCGTCAAGGATCAGCGTAAGCAAGTGAGGTAATGGAGGTACCAACAGCATTAGGTGCATACGGCTGCGCACGAGCTAGCGAATAGCCCGATACCTTGACGCCACCAGCCCCAAACGAATACTTCGGTTACTGGCTTCGGCAAGCTTCCCCAGCCTTAGGCATGTTTTACAGCTTCATGTCAGGATCTTATGTCAAGCAAATGCCACTGTATGTGGTGAGATGCAATCTCGGAATCTTCTGAGCGACTTCGCAAAAAACATGAAGTGGGTGCTGCGCGTCAGTCAGTTTAGCAGTTTAGCTTCCGCCTCGGGCGGAAGCTACGAACCATGTCAACCCCTTCTTTCCTTTCAAGCAGAACATAGTTACCTGGTAGGCCCACCACTCCGCAGTCCAACTGGTGCCCGTTCTATCTGTCCCGCTCTGCTGCTCGGCCAACCATCTCAAAAGATCCCCGCCGGGGCCCCGCCGGGTTGTGGGCACCATCGCAACCTACGGACGTACTCCACACCGTCTAATTTAACACCACAGAGTCCTACTACTAGTACATACGTGTGGTGGGAGTGGGCAGCACTTTGCACACACCATCAACGCCGACAGGGGTTGTCTACTCCGATGCTGTGAACGCAAGGACCACACCAAATAGTTATGCTCTGTCCATGTTCTGTCGAAATGGGCTTTCGCGAATGCATTCCGGGACCAGCGCAACCCTAGCAAGCATGCGGAAACGTGCAGAGCCAAGTCAATAGTTAGTCTGCTGGCTGGCCGGTAATTAGTGTATCCGGCGTCCTGGTTTCGCTTCCTGCGCATTGTCGCGTGGTTGGCCGAGGCAAACACACAACATCGGCCAGCAGCAAGGTGGAAGGTGGCCGCCACAACGTGGTAGAGAGCCAGCCTAGCTGCCGATAATTGAAGTTGCCGAACCACATCCACGAATTCCCGTCTGCATTCGTGCTCTCGACGCTCGAacccgacaggaaaacaCCAAACGCAAAACCTAACCTGGACTTTGGAACAATCCGATGGATAACGCGGTTCAACCCAGTGCATCAACATTCAGGGACTACTATGCCAAGGGATACAGAGCATGGCAGAGACTGCATCGGAAGGCAGCTAGTTCTATCGAATTTCCCACCAACCTTGTGGACTTTGAGCACGCTTGCTCCCGTCATCCTTATCTTCACAGCAGCGTGAAATTGGAGCCGGGTTACAACTACTACGCGAAGGGAACCTCGACATGGCGACCATCGAACGGCGACGGTACCTGCGATCTTCGGCCCTTTCAGCGACCTTACTCACTTCCTGTCACAGCTCACCGCCCGATTCCCGTTTCTGTTGAGCCATCACCAGAACGGTTTCCGACATGGTTTGCCGCACAAGAGAGTCATCTCGGAGTCCTAACACTCGCGTGGGCCTACGTCTTGTCCGCGCGATGGGCCGAAATTGTACCAGGAGCCACCGGTCCTGAGTACACCGATAGTTGTGCCATCTGGAAGAACTCTGGGACAGCGAGCGCAGACCTGTGCGCCAGAGGCATCCCAGTCGACATCGGGCCAGCCTCGGACAGGGCTGCGAGGTGGTGGGCCGCTATCCTCGCCCCGCATCAAGGATGGACGAGTGGCATACGCCACGAGGATCGTCTCCGCCCAGCGCCATGGTCAACAAACCTCGTTCAGACCGGCAGGTCATTTTTGCTCTCGCGAACAAGTACCACCGAAACGCCGCGCAACATTAGCCCGCCGTCATTCCGGGATGCGGCGTACTACATCTCGACGTACTCGGCTCATCACGGCGCCGAGGACCTGAGCCGGGCTGCCTTCGCTGCAGCGTTGATGTTGCCCTCAGCCAGCCGTTTCAAGAGCACAATCAGCCTCCCCGCCCCCCAGCTCACAACTAATTATAGCGGCAGAAAGCAGCCTTCAAGTTGGGTTCCAACAGCGCCTCCTTGGGGCGATGATGTGCACCAGCTGGACAGGTTGCTCACGCTGAGCTGTAACAACTTCACCCAGTCGCTCCTGAGCAGTGTTATATTTGAGCCGGGTATACCTTGCAACGTCTGTGGCGCCTGGATCCAAGGAGCCTTTGCTGTACTCGATTCGGAGCCGGTGAAAGCCAACCTACAGGTCCTCACATTCACTCTCATGGCACGAAACCCCAAGCTCGGCTTCCTCTGGCTCGGCGCCACGCTTCTCGGAATCCACAACTTCATCCTCCAGGGAATGCGGGCTGTCCTCTACCCTGTCGATCTGACTCTCGCCGGATGGACCGATACGCTTATGTCGTTCATCCAGGAACCCGTTTCGGATCTTACGGATATTGCGTTAGCGGATGGAGCGATAACCCGTGCGGACGAATGCCGGCTGATGTTCCTGTCTCAGTCCCTGGACCACACGAACCCTCCGATCGTACCATTCCAACCGTTTGGTATGACGGCTCTTGCAGACTGTAACCTGGAAGTGCAGGAGCATGCGTGCTGCGGCAGTCGTCACCAGCTGTCCTATGCTGGTTGGACATGGGACTGTCGCGACGGTATGCTTCCTCCTTACGAGATCCCCAGCGTACCGGAGGAGAACATATTGCACCCAGCAGACGAAGGTCAGGAGATTGAGGTCGACTACACCTACATGGACCGCGAGAAGGACAGTTCTGAAGGTGTAACCCGGAGCATCTTCCTGTGGTTACGCGGAACGGATGGCTTTCCCATCGCGGAGAGAAACATTCGTGAGCACGAGTGGATTGATAATCTGTACGAATCAGACGAAGAGAGTGACTCGCCTGAAGGGGATGGGCGGTCGACTGCTGTCAGGAGGGATGTCGGCCCCAGGACGATCGAGTCCTGGATCGCACGGACTCTGACGTTTCGGCGAAACAGCTTTTACTAGATGGGCCGTGAGTAGAGTGTATATCCACCCGAGAACGCGCTGACGCCGGGCATTAATCGCCGCGGGCTTGTCTCCACTCCGAGGTCGCCGGCTTGGGAGTGCTGAGCCGACCATGTTTGTGGGAGATCCTTTGTCGGTGCTTGGTTGGCTGAGGAACTTTACATAGTACTGACTCAGCATACCCGGCTCACCGCTCGGCCGATGTTTTGCCGGACGCGATCCCGTTTGCGTTCCCGGACCGGGGCCGCTTCCGTAACGACTGCaaacggcgccggcgacggaGGCCGGAAGGCATCGCCTATTCTACTTCGTTTACACCTATCGAGCCCTCTAGAACACGTCCCGTATATTCGCGATAGAGATGTATTTTTGGCGCCAGGATCCCGGCCCCTGTCGGTATAGATAAGGCAGAATATTGGCGCGGGTCGTTCGGGGCTAGTCATCGAAGATGTTAATTAATTGCGTATCTGACCCTCGAGGCTTAGTGCTAGCTTACTTACTGTGTATACCGTCCGAGCCTCCTTCTTCCTTTCTTCCCCTAACCCTAGAATCCCCTTCCTCTCTTTCTTATTATTCTTCCTACTCTTAACGTAGTCCTTAGCTCTAGCTTACTATAATggtataataatagttatactTCTCTAGGGTAGATTAGGAAAGTATAAATATACTCCTCTAGGATTATTTAGATAGTATTATGAAGGAGGAAGGTAACAATTTGTTACTCTAGGTATAAAAGcagagtataatagaaagttCATCGCGTCCTACCTCTGCTCGTATGGCGCGCAGACCAGGGCCGGCCGGCTGTTCAAcatggccgccgccgacgcgccCGACTGCGGCGAGTGGCTTCTCTACTCCCACGACACCGCGCAGGCCTTTG encodes:
- a CDS encoding tyrosinase-like protein, coding for MGASATFNIPAFEQSAIDSGLALAGLNGIALLQSATRYGGSCNLGNVKIRREWRTLSKAQRKSYIKAVQCVQAKPSRLAEGIAAGSKTLFDDFVYVHMNATLFIHYTGNFLIWHRNFIHVYEKELNACGYKDALPYWEWGFDVEAPHLSPVFDGSDTSMSGDGEFVPGPPLELLVPGNAEPVVLAKGTGGGCVKTGPFANMTVRLGPITQPDPTADNPRCLKRDLNADAGKRFSSFRNTTNLIINSPTIEYFRTTMEGHPNYVPNSLGVHGGGHFMISGDPGADAFISPGDPAFYLHHAQIDRVYWIWQMLDFENRQGVFGTNTMLNYPPSENTTVEDTVDVGHLGGPIKIKNLMSTTGQNGSPLCYIYL